From a single Brassica napus cultivar Da-Ae chromosome C9, Da-Ae, whole genome shotgun sequence genomic region:
- the LOC106418239 gene encoding putative E3 ubiquitin-protein ligase RING1a isoform X1 yields the protein MSVEKSLKAAAIPDEEGGEKDQRGDRFGPEPEEKEEEDLQEKKDEEEVKRDEADEEEVVEDEDEEEEDKEDAEEEEDSKDKSPSGDKSEFVEIDLGEIRKDVQCPICLGIIKKTRTVMECLHRFCRECIDKSMRLGNKECPACRKRCASRRSLRDDPTFDALIAALFSNIDTYEEEEFAFHEDDKARNKQIQASIAEVSQRQSEALVKRKSFGKEASVSTRPQRRRRRNCRNMEQNTVEEANEDDNNDDNNGKDSSSEERGAEVRLRQRRKRSTSRSTLNPSSSGANNNNGNCAENDVDVNLRDNNSKGISPGLVWNPEILAWGRGGTRSHTRHGNNATGGSSKSVRNARVNRLVECLRSSVDGNSIEDIHLKLVSVDTNCVPELPQPYLCCRPTLLVKQLREFVALQIHLKTEEVELLVTRGLGGGGDKAIENLSVVASDSASASKEEMQSLEDNETLSRLKVEQHLVASPLIIIAYRQKQTE from the exons ATGTCTGTGGAGAAGAGCCTGAAGGCGGCTGCGATTCCCGATGAGGAAGGCGGAGAAAAAGACCAACGAGGCGACCGATTTGGTCCAGAACctgaagagaaggaagaagaggatCTACAAGAGAagaaagacgaagaagaagtgaaACGCGACGAGGCGGATGAGGAAGAAGTAGTggaagacgaagacgaagaagaagaagataaagaagatgcaGAGGAGGAAGAAG ATTCTAAGGATAAAAGTCCATCAGGAGACAAGTCAGA ATTTGTGGAAATTGATCTAGGAGAAATCCGTAAAGACGTCCAGTGTCCCATTTGCTTAG gAATCATAAAGAAAACAAGGACTGTGATGGAATGTCTGCATCGGTTCTGTAGAGAATGTATTGATAAGTCAATGAGATTGGG GAACAAGGAATGTCCCGCTTGCAGGAAACGTTGTGCAAGCCGTCGTTCTCTTAGAGACGACCCCACTTTTGATGCTCTTATTGCAGCTCTATTCTCAAATATTGATACCTATGAGGAAGAG GAATTCGCTTTTCATGAAGATGACAAGGCTCGTAACAAGCAG ATTCAAGCATCTATAGCTGAAGTATCGCAGAGACAATCAGAGGCTCTTGTGAAAAGAAAATCTTTTGGTAAAGAGGCATCGGTTTCAACGAGACCACAGCGTAGAAGGAGAAGGAACTGCAGAAACATGGAACAGAACACAGTAGAAGAAGCCAATGAAGATGATAATAATGATGACAACAACGGGAAAGATTCGTCTTCAGAAGAGCGTGGTGCAGAAGTCCGGCTGAGACAAAGAAGGAAACGGTCTACAAGTCGTTCAACACTGAACCCTTCTTCTTCGGGTGCAAACAACAACAATGGTAACTGCGCAGAGAACGACGTAGATGTGAATCTTCGAGACAACAACAGCAAAGGGATATCTCCGGGGCTTGTGTGGAACCCGGAGATACTTGCTTGGGGAAGAGGGGGTACAAGGAGTCACACAAGGCATGGGAATAATGCAACAGGAGGTAGTAGTAAGAGTGTGAGGAATGCTCGCGTGAATAGACTTGTGGAGTGTCTACGCAGCAGCGTCGATGGCAACAGTATTGAGGATATTCATCTCAAGCTTGTCTCAGTGGACACAAACTGTGTACCAGAGTTACCTCAGCCATATCTCTGTTGCCGACCCACTTTGCTTGTTAAACAGCTCCGTGAA TTTGTGGCACTTCAGATACATCTGAAGACTGAAGAGGTGGAATTGTTGGTAACAAGAGGattaggaggaggaggagataaGGCAATAGAGAATCTTTCTGTAGTGGCTTCAGATTCAGCTTCAGCATCCAAAGAAGAGATGCAAAGTCTGGAAGACAATGAAACATTGTCAAGGCTCAAAGTTGAACAACATTTGGTAGCGTCACCattaata ATCATAGCTTACCGGCAGAAGCAAACCGAGTGA
- the LOC106418239 gene encoding putative E3 ubiquitin-protein ligase RING1a isoform X2: MSVEKSLKAAAIPDEEGGEKDQRGDRFGPEPEEKEEEDLQEKKDEEEVKRDEADEEEVVEDEDEEEEDKEDAEEEEDSKDKSPSGDKSEFVEIDLGEIRKDVQCPICLGIIKKTRTVMECLHRFCRECIDKSMRLGNKECPACRKRCASRRSLRDDPTFDALIAALFSNIDTYEEEEFAFHEDDKARNKQIQASIAEVSQRQSEALVKRKSFGKEASVSTRPQRRRRRNCRNMEQNTVEEANEDDNNDDNNGKDSSSEERGAEVRLRQRRKRSTSRSTLNPSSSGANNNNGNCAENDVDVNLRDNNSKGISPGLVWNPEILAWGRGGTRSHTRHGNNATGGSSKSVRNARVNRLVECLRSSVDGNSIEDIHLKLVSVDTNCVPELPQPYLCCRPTLLVKQLREFVALQIHLKTEEVELLVTRGLGGGGDKAIENLSVVASDSASASKEEMQSLEDNETLSRLKVEQHLIIAYRQKQTE, translated from the exons ATGTCTGTGGAGAAGAGCCTGAAGGCGGCTGCGATTCCCGATGAGGAAGGCGGAGAAAAAGACCAACGAGGCGACCGATTTGGTCCAGAACctgaagagaaggaagaagaggatCTACAAGAGAagaaagacgaagaagaagtgaaACGCGACGAGGCGGATGAGGAAGAAGTAGTggaagacgaagacgaagaagaagaagataaagaagatgcaGAGGAGGAAGAAG ATTCTAAGGATAAAAGTCCATCAGGAGACAAGTCAGA ATTTGTGGAAATTGATCTAGGAGAAATCCGTAAAGACGTCCAGTGTCCCATTTGCTTAG gAATCATAAAGAAAACAAGGACTGTGATGGAATGTCTGCATCGGTTCTGTAGAGAATGTATTGATAAGTCAATGAGATTGGG GAACAAGGAATGTCCCGCTTGCAGGAAACGTTGTGCAAGCCGTCGTTCTCTTAGAGACGACCCCACTTTTGATGCTCTTATTGCAGCTCTATTCTCAAATATTGATACCTATGAGGAAGAG GAATTCGCTTTTCATGAAGATGACAAGGCTCGTAACAAGCAG ATTCAAGCATCTATAGCTGAAGTATCGCAGAGACAATCAGAGGCTCTTGTGAAAAGAAAATCTTTTGGTAAAGAGGCATCGGTTTCAACGAGACCACAGCGTAGAAGGAGAAGGAACTGCAGAAACATGGAACAGAACACAGTAGAAGAAGCCAATGAAGATGATAATAATGATGACAACAACGGGAAAGATTCGTCTTCAGAAGAGCGTGGTGCAGAAGTCCGGCTGAGACAAAGAAGGAAACGGTCTACAAGTCGTTCAACACTGAACCCTTCTTCTTCGGGTGCAAACAACAACAATGGTAACTGCGCAGAGAACGACGTAGATGTGAATCTTCGAGACAACAACAGCAAAGGGATATCTCCGGGGCTTGTGTGGAACCCGGAGATACTTGCTTGGGGAAGAGGGGGTACAAGGAGTCACACAAGGCATGGGAATAATGCAACAGGAGGTAGTAGTAAGAGTGTGAGGAATGCTCGCGTGAATAGACTTGTGGAGTGTCTACGCAGCAGCGTCGATGGCAACAGTATTGAGGATATTCATCTCAAGCTTGTCTCAGTGGACACAAACTGTGTACCAGAGTTACCTCAGCCATATCTCTGTTGCCGACCCACTTTGCTTGTTAAACAGCTCCGTGAA TTTGTGGCACTTCAGATACATCTGAAGACTGAAGAGGTGGAATTGTTGGTAACAAGAGGattaggaggaggaggagataaGGCAATAGAGAATCTTTCTGTAGTGGCTTCAGATTCAGCTTCAGCATCCAAAGAAGAGATGCAAAGTCTGGAAGACAATGAAACATTGTCAAGGCTCAAAGTTGAACAACATTTG ATCATAGCTTACCGGCAGAAGCAAACCGAGTGA
- the LOC111209979 gene encoding uncharacterized protein LOC111209979 yields MAAPQLACVLLVETELKGWQKTLHKIFVGIEGLAFSIDAPDWWTHGEGANPMMFTKKLMFLRGEVDPVVFIKKLFKAKIYAMLYRIDYGHEENPQGIRKPNNHFLRFRFEIDMLEGSWYKKIIGALKTIQGVSFTIDAPSQMVYMCGNIEEGLLLKMLTKTGIQILGMDYGNLKPPPKKVEAQISDGTETQPKKDTEPPPEIVVTKHQAKNKKPRGFKVFCCP; encoded by the exons ATGGCGGCTCCTCAACTA GCATGTGTTTTGCTTGTGGAAACTGAACTCAAAGGTTGGCAAAAGacattacataaaatatttgtGGGCATTGAAG GTTTAGCGTTCTCCATTGATGCACCCGACTGGTGGACACATGGGGAAGGAGCTAATCCTATGATGTTCACTAAGAAGTTGATGTTTTTACGTGGTGAAGTTGATCCTGTGGTCTTCattaaaaagttatttaaaGCGAAAATTTACGCTATGCTCTACAGGATTGATTATGGACATGAAGAGAATCCACAAGGCATCCGGAAACCTAATAATCATTTtctg agaTTTAGATTTGAGATAGACATGTTAGAAGGAAGTTGGTACAAGAAAATCATAGGAGCTTTAAAGACCATCCAAG GTGTATCATTTACCATAGATGCACCAAGTCAGATGGTATATATGTGTGGGAACATTGAAGAAGGTTTGCTCTTGAAGATGTTAACGAAGACGGGCATTCAAATTTTGGGAATGGACTATGGTAATTTGAAGCCACCTCCCAAGAAAGTTGAGGCTCAAATATCAGATGGAACCGAGACACAACCCAAGAAAGACACAGAGCCTCCTCCTGAGATTGTTGTCACGAAACACCAAGCCAAAAACAAGAAACCTCGTGGTTTTAAAGTTTTTTGTTGTCCATGA
- the LOC111197995 gene encoding probable serine/threonine-protein kinase At1g54610, translating into MGCIISKKKSLKRHHHHHQHQQRKESSEKRSSRINSSRIDDSSQSKEEQEDRSSYRDDAKVEFNSSRYSEKHPEISEIGDTDEDEDATPPHEELKRDPSVAEQVAAGWPAWLVSVAGEALVDWTPRRASTFEKLEKIGQGTYSSVYKARDLINNKIVALKRVRFDLSDLESVKFMAREIIVMRRLDHPNVLKLEGLITASVSSSLYLVFEYMDHDLVGLASIPGIKFSEPQVKCYMKQLLSGLHHCHSRGVLHRDIKGSNLLIDSNGVLKIADFGLATFFDPENRIPLTSRVVTLWYRPPELLLGACHYGVGVDLWSTGCILGELYSGKPILPGKTEVEQLHKIFKLCGSPTEDYWRKLKLPLSAAFRPALPYGRRVADMFKNLPTNVLSLLEALLSIDPDRRGSAVRALESEYFRTEPLACDPSSLPKYPPSKEIDAKLRDDAKRQQRPAQEKHERQDSQRRSHERKLIPPVKANPSLTAAMENPYLRTCVLGNSTRQMHITKEKTSNNKTSATVSYSGPIMKNRNHSRLKDNAAPRIPCSYRAGQSVVDTVGSNQLIMDQQRENLRTFNRADTMDNSKRQMKIPNDPSWYDSEENKMYMSGPLLAQPSKVDQMLEEHDRQLQEFTRQKAKQSRN; encoded by the exons ATGGGTTGCATCATCTCCAAGAAGAAGTCTCTGAAGAGacaccatcaccatcatcaaCATCAACAAAGGAAGGAATCATCAGAGAAGCGTTCTTCAAGGATCAATTCGTCGAGGATCGATGATTCTAGCCAAAGCAAAGAGGAGCAAGAAGATAGGTCGAGTTACAGAGACGACGCCAAAGTTGAGTTCAATTCGAGTAGATATTCTGAGAAGCATCCGGAGATTTCAGAGATTGGTGATACGGATGAAGACGAAGATGCTACTCCTCCACACGAGGAACTAAAGAGAGACCCTAGCGTTGCAGAACAAGTGGCCGCAGGATGGCCTGCTTGGCTTGTCTCTGTGGCTGGTGAAGCACTTGTGGATTGGACCCCACGGCGCGCTAGTACCTTTGAGAAACTCGAGAAA ATTGGTCAAGGCACTTATAGCAGTGTATACAAGGCACGTGATCTTATTAATAACAAGATTGTTGCGCTTAAAAGAGTCCGGTTCGATCTTAGCGATTTAGAGAGTGTTAAGTTTATGGCTAGAGAGATTATTGTAATGAGAAGGCTTGATCATCCTAATGTACTTAAGTTAGAAGGCTTGATCACCGCCTCTGTTTCGTCTTCTCTTTACTTGGTTTTCGAGTATATGGATCATGATCTCGTCGGACTTGCTTCCATACCCGGTATCAAGTTCTCTGAGCCTCAG gtTAAATGTTACATGAAACAACTTCTAAGTGGGCTTCATCATTGTCACAGTCGCGGTGTTCTGCACCGCGATATAAAGGGATCGAATCTACTGATTGATAGTAATGGAGTCTTGAAGATAGCGGATTTCGGTTTAGCTACGTTTTTCGACCCAGAGAACCGGATTCCATTGACTAGCCGTGTTGTGACTCTTTGGTATAGACCACCAGAGCTTCTTCTTGGAGCTTGTCATTACGGTGTTGGTGTTGATTTGTGGAGCACAGGATGTATCCTAGGCGAACTGTACTCCGGGAAACCGATCCTGCCGGGGAAAACAGAG GTGGAGCAACTGCATAAAATATTCAAGCTGTGTGGTTCACCAACAGAAGATTACTGGAGGAAACTGAAGTTACCACTTTCAGCTGCGTTTAGACCTGCCCTTCCTTATGGACGACGTGTAGCAGATATGTTCAAGAATTTGCCTACTAATGTTCTTTCGCTTTTGGAGGCTTTACTCTCCATAGATCCTGATCGGAGAGGGTCTGCAGTTAGAGCTCTCGAGAGTGAG TACTTTAGAACAGAGCCGTTGGCTTGCGATCCATCTTCCCTACCAAAATATCCACCAAGCAAAGAGATTGATGCTAAACTCCGCGATGATGCAAAGAGGCAACAACGACCTGCACAGGAGAAGCATGAAAGACAAGACTCTCAGAGACGATCACACGAGAGAAAACTTATCCCACCAGTGAAAGCTAATCCATCTCTCACAGCGGCTATGGAG AATCCTTATTTAAGAACGTGTGTGCTGGGTAATTCAACGAGACAAATGCATATTACAAAGGAGAAGACCAGCAACAATAAAACGAGTGCGACAGTCTCATACTCGGGTCCCATAATGAAAAACCGGAATCATAGTCGGTTGAAGGACAATGCAGCCCCTAGGATACCTTGTTCATACAGAGCAGGACAAAGTGTGGTAGACACAGTTGGCTCGAATCAACTCATCATGGATCAGCAAAGGGAGAATTTGAGAACATTCAACAGAGCTGACACCATGGATAATAGTAAGAGGCAAATGAAAATCCCAAATGACCCGTCTTGG tATGATTCTGAGGAAAACAAAATGTACATGTCGGGTCCATTGCTGGCTCAGCCAAGTAAAGTTGATCAGATGCTGGAAGAACATGACAGGCAGCTCCAGGAATTCACCAGGCAGAAGGCAAAGCAATCCAGAAACTGA
- the LOC125592427 gene encoding late embryogenesis abundant protein 14-like has protein sequence MNMVTALQLTRTSIFGLFRAFSISRVPPRPLAVVLSRKSSRVLFASSVNDHSKGRNDPVEKARDSRADLAYDSKKWREQSGEYSEAGKEKAKDKAYDIEDKTKDYAEQTKDRVNEGARRAADKAYETKEKAKDKAYDVKEKTKDYAEETKEKVNEGASRAADKAYEAKEKAKDKAYDVKEKTKDYAEETKEKVNEGASRAADKAYEAKEKAKDKAYDVKEKTKDYAEEGKERAEDMTHGLKEKAQDVGEKTIETVKDAWEAAKNTAQKVTEAVVGSGEDEDRARDDVDKGLKDLSRKAKENRKDDDDVNRF, from the exons ATGAATATGGTGACAGCTTTGCAACTAACGAGAACATCTATCTTCGGTCTCTTCAGAGCTTTTTCTATAAGCCGAGTTCCTCCGAGACCTCTTGCGGTGGTGCTTAGTCGGAAAAGCTCTCGGGTCCTTTTTGCTTCCTCGGTTAATGACCATTCTAAG GGAAGAAATGATCCGGTAGAGAAGgcgagagattcaagggctgaTTTAGCTTATGATTCAAAGAAATGGAGAGAACAGTCAGGAGAATACTCAGAAGCTGGCAAAGAGAAAGCTAAGGACAAAGCCTATGATATTGAAGACAAGACCAAAGATTATGCTGAACAAACAAAGGATAGAGTGAATGAAGGAGCGAGAAGGGCAGCTGATAAGGCATACGAAACCAAAGAGAAGGCTAAGGATAAAGCTTATGACGTGAAAgagaagacaaaagactatgcgGAAGAGACCAAGGAGAAAGTGAACGAAGGAGCGAGCAGAGCAGCTGATAAAGCATATGAGGCGAAAGAGAAGGCTAAGGACAAAGCTTATGACGTGAAAGAGAAGACTAAAGACTATGCGGAGGAAACCAAGGAGAAAGTGAATGAAGGAGCGAGCAGAGCAGCTGATAAAGCCTACGAGGCCAAAGAGAAGGCTAAAGACAAAGCTTATGATGTGAAAGAAAAGACGAAAGATTATGCGGAAGAGGGTAAGGAGAGAGCAGAGGATATGACTCATGGGCTAAAGGAAAAGGCTCAAGATGTTGGGGAGAAGACTATTGAGACTGTGAAAGATGCGTGGGAGGCTGCTAAGAACACGGCTCAGAAGGTTACAGAGGCGGTGGTTGGGTCCGGTGAGGATGAGGATAGGGCCCGAGATGATGTTGATAAGGGCTTGAAAGATTTATCGCGAAAGGCAAAGGAGAATCGAAAAGACGATGATGATGTCAACAGGTTCTAA
- the LOC111209773 gene encoding eukaryotic translation initiation factor 3 subunit D-like — translation MVFEAFEVVTVPFNTDGWGPPDASDNSSTSVAAANLLPNVPLGSFSRAEKLGRVADWTRALSNPSARPPTGSKSDTSSIFDFSAFAVDEGFGLANSSGNADEDAAFRLVDGKPPPRPRFGPKWRFNNFHNRNQLPQRRDEEVEAKKREAEKDRARRDRLYNNNRNNLHHQRREAAAFKSSVDIQPEWNMLEQIPFSSFSKLSFTVQEPEDLLLCGGLESYDRSYDRITPKAERRLERFKNRSFKVTTSDDDVIRRLAKEDKATVFATDAILAALMCAPRSVYSWDLVIQRVGNKLFFDKRDGSPLDLLSVHETSQEPLPEGKDDINSAHSLGLEAAFINQNFAQQVLVKNGKREAFDEPIPNVNEGEENASVAYRYRRWKLDDSMYLVARCELQSTVDLNNQKSFLTLNALNEFDPKYSGVDWRQKLETQRGAVLANELKNNGNKLAKWTAQALLANADMMKIGFVSRVHPRDHFNHVILSVLGYKPKDFAGQINLNTLNMWGIVKSIVDLCMKLSEGKYVLVKDPSKPQVRIYEVPADAFENDYVEEPLPEDEQVQPPEESSTEAETNGAAEDKKPEGQA, via the coding sequence ATGGTGTTCGAAGCATTCGAAGTCGTCACCGTTCCTTTCAACACCGATGGCTGGGGTCCTCCAGACGCCTCCGACAATTCCTCCACCAGCGTCGCGGCGGCGAATCTCCTCCCGAACGTTCCCCTGGGCTCCTTCTCCCGCGCCGAGAAGCTAGGTCGCGTCGCCGATTGGACCCGAGCTCTCTCCAACCCCTCCGCTCGTCCTCCCACCGGATCCAAATCCGATACCTCCTCCATCTTCGATTTCTCCGCCTTCGCCGTAGACGAAGGCTTCGGCCTCGCTAACTCCTCCGGAAACGCCGACGAAGACGCAGCGTTCCGATTAGTCGACGGCAAGCCACCGCCTCGTCCTAGATTCGGACCTAAATGGAGATTCAACAACTTCCACAACCGCAACCAGCTCCCCCAGCGCCGCGACGAGGAGGTCGAAGCGAAAAAACGCGAAGCCGAGAAGGATCGAGCTCGTCGCGATCGTCTCTACAATAACAACCGTAACAACCTCCACCACCAGCGCCGCGAAGCCGCCGCGTTCAAGTCGTCGGTCGATATACAGCCAGAGTGGAACATGCTCGAGCAGATCCCATTCTCGTCTTTCTCCAAGCTCTCATTCACGGTCCAGGAGCCGGAGGATCTACTCCTGTGCGGTGGACTCGAGTCTTACGATCGGAGCTACGATCGCATCACTCCCAAGGCTGAACGTCGTCTCGAGCGTTTCAAGAACCGTAGCTTCAAGGTCACCACAAGCGACGATGACGTCATCAGGCGTTTGGCTAAGGAGGACAAAGCTACTGTTTTCGCCACTGATGCTATCTTGGCTGCTCTCATGTGCGCTCCGAGATCGGTGTACTCGTGGGATCTTGTGATACAGCGCGTTGGGAACAAGCTCTTCTTCGATAAGAGGGATGGTTCTCCTCTCGATCTGTTGTCCGTTCACGAGACTTCTCAGGAGCCCTTGCCTGAAGGGAAGGACGATATCAACTCTGCTCATTCTCTAGGCCTTGAGGCGGCTTTCATCAACCAGAACTTCGCTCAGCAGGTTTTGGTTAAGAACGGGAAGAGAGAAGCTTTCGATGAGCCGATTCCTAATGTCAACGAAGGTGAAGAGAATGCTTCTGTTGCTTATAGGTACAGGAGATGGAAGCTGGATGATAGTATGTACCTTGTTGCTAGGTGTGAGTTACAGAGCACTGTTGATCTCAACAACCAGAAGTCCTTCCTCACTTTGAATGCTCTTAACGAGTTTGATCCGAAGTACTCTGGTGTTGATTGGAGGCAGAAGCTGGAGACTCAGAGAGGTGCGGTTTTAGCTAACGAGTTGAAGAACAATGGTAATAAGTTGGCTAAGTGGACAGCGCAGGCTCTTTTGGCTAATGCGGATATGATGAAGATTGGTTTTGTTTCCAGGGTTCATCCTCGTGACCATTTTAACCATGTGATACTATCGGTTTTGGGGTATAAGCCGAAGGATTTCGCTGGGCAGATCAATCTGAATACTTTGAACATGTGGGGAATTGTGAAGTCGATTGTTGATCTGTGTATGAAGCTGAGTGAAGGGAAGTATGTTCTTGTTAAGGATCCGTCCAAGCCTCAGGTTAGGATTTACGAGGTTCCGGCTGATGCTTTTGAGAATGATTATGTGGAAGAGCCTCTCCCTGAGGATGAACAGGTTCAGCCTCCTGAGGAGAGTAGCACTGAAGCAGAGACTAATGGAGCTGCAGAGGATAAGAAACCCGAAGGTCAAGCCTGA